A genomic window from Helicobacter pylori includes:
- the recR gene encoding recombination mediator RecR: MNTYKNSLNHFLNLVDCLEKIPNVGKKSAFKMAYHLGLENPFLALKLTHALENALENLKTCASCNALSESEICEICSDESRQNSQLCMVLHPRDVFILEDLKDFLGRYHVLNSIENVDFNALEKRLVKEKIKEIIFAFPPTLANDSLMLYIEDKLQHCRLTFTKIAQGVPTGVNFENIDLVSLSRAFNSRIKA; this comes from the coding sequence TTGTTTAGAAAAAATCCCCAATGTGGGTAAAAAATCTGCCTTTAAAATGGCGTATCATTTGGGTTTGGAAAACCCGTTTCTGGCGCTCAAGCTCACGCACGCTTTAGAAAACGCCCTAGAAAACCTTAAAACATGCGCATCTTGCAACGCGCTCAGCGAGAGTGAAATTTGTGAGATTTGCTCTGATGAAAGCAGGCAAAATTCTCAGCTTTGCATGGTTTTACACCCAAGAGATGTGTTTATTTTAGAAGATTTAAAGGACTTTTTAGGGCGCTATCATGTGCTAAATTCCATAGAAAATGTGGATTTTAACGCCCTAGAAAAACGCCTGGTTAAAGAAAAGATTAAAGAAATCATTTTTGCTTTCCCTCCCACTTTGGCGAACGATTCTTTAATGCTTTATATTGAAGATAAATTGCAACACTGCCGCCTCACTTTCACTAAAATCGCTCAAGGCGTGCCTACTGGAGTGAATTTTGAAAACATTGACTTAGTCTCGCTTTCAAGGGCGTTCAATTCAAGGATCAAAGCATGA